The proteins below come from a single Rosa rugosa chromosome 2, drRosRugo1.1, whole genome shotgun sequence genomic window:
- the LOC133730569 gene encoding uncharacterized protein LOC133730569, translating to MSTDHKVNVKDFSKYFIDSEITLPESGSLIRVTWMYGTPYHGEKEVFWNSWFNKRKRDGCPWMVIGDLNELLFLHEREGSNPGNPTRRRYLERFTASNCLIDVGFKGQKYTWARKENGIVVLHERIDRAFVCEDWLLSWPESGVTHLARMGSDHIPILFTSNPQLRMRRAQFKFEAQWAEEEESHLVIKDSCDCDANN from the coding sequence ATGAGCACTGACCATAAGGTGAATGTGAAAGATTTCTCCAAATATTTCATTGACTCAGAAATTACTCTACCGGAGTCGGGCTCTTTGATCCGAGTCACGTGGATGTATGGCACACCCTATCATGGGGAGAAGGAAGTTTTCTGGAATAGCTGGTTTAACAAGAGGAAAAGGGATGGATGCCCTTGGATGGTGATAGGGGACCTGAATGAGTTGCTTTTTCTTCATGAACGTGAAGGAAGCAACCCGGGGAACCCGACTAGAAGGAGATACTTAGAACGATTTACTGCCTCAAACTGCCTCATAGATGTTGGTTTCAAGGGGCAGAAGTACACCTGGGCTCGAAAAGAAAATGGTATTGTTGTGTTACACGAAAGGATTGATCGTGCTTTTGTTTGTGAAGACTGGCTTCTTAGCTGGCCGGAATCCGGTGTCACCCATCTTGCAAGGATGGGATCGGACCACATTCCGATCTTGTTTACTTCCAATCCACAATTGAGAATGAGGAGGGCCCAGTTCAAATTCGAGGCCCAGTGGGCTGAAGAGGAGGAATCACATTTAGTCATAAAAGACAGTTGTGATTGTGATGCCAATAATTAG